One Stigmatopora nigra isolate UIUO_SnigA chromosome 1, RoL_Snig_1.1, whole genome shotgun sequence DNA segment encodes these proteins:
- the LOC144196283 gene encoding N-chimaerin-like — MRFSYCLPPSSYNYRITMALNVFDHDEYRPPVWKSYLYQLQQEAPHPRRVTCTCEVDNRPKYYGREYHGMISREEADQLLSQAEGSYLIRESQRQPGTYTLALRFGSQTRNFRLYHDGKHFVGEKRFESIHDLVTDGLITLYIETKAAEYIAKMTINPIYEHVGYTTLNQEASLKKHLPHSMDAIDGPAPIKDVCNTEERLTSLVRRATLRESDMVPKYEKVHNFKVHTFRGPHWCEYCANFMWGLIAQGVKCADCGLNVHKQCSKVVPNDCQPDLRHVKKVYSCDLTTLVKAHNTKRPMVVDMCIQEIEARGLQSEGLYRISGFSELVEDVKLTFDRDGDRADISSSVYEDINIITGALKLYFRELPIPLITYDAYPRFIESAKISDPEKRLESLHDALKLLPPAHCESLRFLMAHLKRVIQCEKENLMTSENLGIVFGPTLMRSPDLDAMTALNDIRYQRLVVEMLITNEDVLF, encoded by the exons ATGCGATTTTCCTATTGTTTACCACCCTCCTCATATAATTACAGAATCACGATGGCCCTAAATGTGTTTG ATCACGATGAATACAGGCCACCAGTATGGAAGTCCTATT TGTATCAACTCCAGCAGGAGGCGCCCCACCCCCGTCGAGTGACCTGCACATGTGAG GTGGACAATCGACCTAAATACTATGGAAGAGA GTACCATGGGATGATTTCCAGAGAGGAGGCCGATCAACTCTTGAGTCAGGCTGAAGGCAGCTACCTCATTCGAGAGAGTCAGAGACAGCCGGGCACTTATACACTTGCACTGAG GTTTGGTAGCCAGACGAGAAATTTCCGACTTTACCATGATGGAAAACATTTCGTCGGAGAGAAGAGGTTCGAGTCCATCCATGATCTGGTTACAGATGGCCTAATCACTCTTTACATCGAAACTAAG GCAGCGGAGTACATTGCCAAAATGACAATTAACCCAATCTATGAGCACGTGGGCTACACTACATTGAACCAGGAGGCATCCCTGAAGAAACACTTGCCACACAGCATGGACGCCATCGATGGCCCAGCTCCCATCAAAGATGTTTGTAACACTGAGGAAAGG CTCACGTCGCTTGTGCGGCGAGCCACGCTGAGGGAGAGTGACATGGTGCCCAAATATGAGAAAGTTCACAACTTTAAG GTTCATACATTCCGTGGCCCTCATTGGTGCGAGTATTGTGCCAACTTCATGTGGGGACTCATCGCTCAAGGAGTCAAGTGTGCAG ACTGCGGGTTGAACGTCCACAAGCAGTGCTCAAAAGTAGTGCCAAATGACTGCCAGCCAGACCTGCGCCACGTCAAAAAGGTGTACAGCTGTGATCTTACCACACTGGTCAAAGCACACAACACCAAAAGACCTATGGTTGTCGACATGTGCATTCAAGAAATTGAAGCCAGAG GTCTCCAGTCGGAGGGTTTATATAGAATATCCGGCTTCAGCGAGCTAGTTGAAGACGTCAAACTAACGTTTGATAGAG ATGGTGATAGGGCAGATATCTCATCAAGCGTATACGAGGACATCAACATCATCACTGGTGCACTCAAGCTCTATTTCAGAGAGCTGCCAATTCCCCTCATCACATACGATGCCTACCCACGATTCATAGAGTCTGCAA AGATCTCTGACCCAGAAAAGCGTCTGGAATCCCTACACGATGCCCTCAAGTTACTGCCGCCAGCTCACTGTGAGTCGCTGCGGTTCCTCATGGCTCACCTTAAGAG GGTGATCCAGTGCGAGAAGGAGAACCTCATGACCAGTGAAAACCTGGGAATCGTCTTTGGGCCCACATTGATGAGATCACCTGACCTTGATGCCATGACAGCCCTCAATGACATTCGCTACCAAAGGCTGGTAGTGGAAATGCTCATTACCAATGAGGATGTGTTGTTCTGA
- the abtb1 gene encoding ankyrin repeat and BTB/POZ domain-containing protein 1, whose translation MDVHDLFSSCRKGDISRVRFLVEERDVGLNVRDKWDSSPLYYACLCGHEELVQYLLSSGAKCEANTFDGERCLYGSLNDSIRRLLKEYKCVSVRAMKRDDFNYFLHVLLEQGQYSDITFLVHGQMFTAHRCVLSALSEYFTEMFAGKWKNKTLIHLKHPLINPAAFGAILQYLYTGRMDIDVSLVDDCRRLAKQCKMTELIEELQIKCKLVYDFVSNKPGICVKVLSLEPHSCQLQEDMAQLADCALPPQLRVGYGVLPFNRVDHLPTYPDVCFRVDGYDFLCHKAFFCGRSDYFKALVEDHFSEGEQLQSQPSTPLITLHNISHQIFIHLMYFIYSDDTQLTRENVFDVLCVADMYLLPGLKRLCGKTLAKIISEDNVLCLWKTAKLFRLSRLEDQCIEFMAKIIERLVQNEEFAEMVKEDAALLEKRHETDSVPLIDDIRFHIASNVQTYSAIEEANQKLDALEELLFSIDIDC comes from the exons ATGGACGTCCACGATTTATTTAGTAGTTGCAGAAAGGGCGATATTAGTAGAGTCAG ATTCCTCGTTGAAGAGCGAGATGTGGGCCTCAATGTGAGAGATAAATGGGATAGCAGCCCCTT ATATTATGCATGTCTCTGTGGCCATGAGGAGCTTGTCCAGTACCTGCTTTCAAGTG GTGCCaaatgtgaggccaacacatttGACGGCGAGCGGTGCCTGTACGGCTCACTGAACGACTCCATCCGACGCCTGCTGaaagagtacaaatgtgtcagTGTTCGCGCCATGAAGAGGGACGATTTTAACTATTTCCTGCACGT GTTGCTGGAGCAAGGACAGTACAGTGACATCACCTTCCTCGTTCACGGGCAAATGTTCACGGCTCACCGATGTGTGCTCAGTGCACTCTCAGAGTATTTCACTGAAATGTTTGCAGGCAAATGGAAGAACAAAACCTTGATCCATCTCAAACATCCCCTA ATCAACCCTGCAGCCTTCGGAGCCATTCTGCAGTATTTATATACAG GACGTATGGATATTGATGTGAGTCTTGTAGATGACTGCAGAAGACTTGCAAAGCAGTGTAAAATGACAGAGCTCATTGAGGAACTGCAGATCAAGTGTAAACTGGTGTACGACTTTG TTTCCAACAAGCCAGGCATTTGTGTGAAGGTTCTCAGTCTGGAGCCGCATAGCTGCCAACTCCAGGAGGACATGGCCCAGTTGGCAGACTGTGCCCTGCCCCCTCAGCTCAGA GTTGGATATGGAGTTCTTCCCTTCAACAGGGTGGACCACTTGCCTACCTATCCGGATGTCTGCTTTAGAGTGGACGGCTATGACTTCTTGTGTCACAAG GCATTTTTCTGTGGACGAAGTGATTACTTCAAGGCTTTAGTGGAGGACCACTTCAGTGAGGGAGAGCAGCTTCAGTCCCAGCCCAGCACACCTTTAATAACTTTGCACAATATCTCTCACCAGATTTTCATCCACCTCATGTACTTTATCTACAGTGATGACACACAG CTGACACGGGAAAACGTGTTTGACGTCCTGTGTGTGGCCGACATGTACTTGCTGCCTGGCCTAAAACGACTCTGTGGCAAGACCCTCGCCAAGATTATTTCTGAAGATAACGTTCTGTGCCTCTGGAAGACGGCCAAGCTTTTCCGACTTTCGCGGCTGGAGGATCAATGCATAGAGTTTATGGCCAAAATAATTGAGCGG TTGGTGCAAAATGAGGAATTTGCTGAGATGGTCAAAGAAGATGCCGCCTTGTTGGAGAAGCGCCACGAGACCGACTCGGTGCCCTTGATAGACGACATCCGTTTCCACATTGCCAGCAACGTTCAGACGTACAGCGCCATTGAGGAAGCTAATCAGAAACTGGATGCATTGGAAGAGCTGCTCTTTAGCATTGATATTGACTGTTGA